CCAATTGCCTGACTCTGGATGTTTGTTTCTTAAACAGAATTCCAACTGACCTTCCTGTTTAGAGCCTTGCCTTCAACCCCAAATCTTCTAGTTCCTGAAATTTTAGGGGTTATGCAGAGTAAATTGTGTTGACTCATGACTTTCTAtaattcagggttttttgtttagttgtttgtttttgccaaatTTACACGTGGCCTTTGCTCTGCAGTTTTCAGAATTTTGTTGCTgtaatcttcttttttcttatagtttatacttaaatataataacaaaacaaCCTCCCCAGCATTTTAGTGGGGTTTCAAGGAGAGAGTGGCAATTAAATATTTGTGTTCCATCTGCCATCTTTATTGGGAattaagggttttatttaaaatagctttattttttcccttatgcTCATTTCGTACAGCTTTAGTTCATCTTTCTACCAGATGGTAGGTCTGCTCCAGATGGAGACCAGGGTCTTTGGGGTTTGCTTGAACTCCTTGAGAGTCTTGCTCTCTCTGTAGGCTTCTAGAGCCATTGTGAACCTGGACTTGCTTTTGGCCTGGGTGGGATGATTTCAGGGGAGACGACTGGTATTAGTGTAGAGGCACAAACATTGGCAGAGGGGACTCAGGTATCTGGCAAAGCCTTGCTTTCTTAGGGGCCTTCACTGGCAATATTTATTTGGATTTCTAATGAATACATTAGAATCCACACTGCCGTGCCTTACCCAAGggtaatattataaatatttaacaatgacTATGTCATGAGTAGTGACCAGTTCTGAAACACCTTTCTGCTGTGCTGATGCAAACCAGCTGACCATCTATCCAGGCTTGTGCCAGGTTCCAGAATGTCCCCAGCTTTCTCCAGCCCCTGTTTTTATTATCTTGCCCTAATTTCCAGAATGGAACTTTAGAAAAATGGACTGAGCCTACTTTCTCTTGCTCCCAGGCTTTAAAGATCATAGTCCTTAAGTACTTATGTGCACAGTGGCAAATAGGTGCTGTGGGAGAGAAGATAAGGTCCTCACCTTGGGGAAGGAGTATGGCACTAAAAAGAATAAGGAGTGGAttgtgggaggcagaggcagtggaGTACAGTGAGCAAAATCAGGTTTATCCAGAGGACATTCTGCATGGCAGACCACTCCCAGGCCACCAGAGCCCTGTGCATTTCCCCCTGTCAATTCAGCCAAGTAGACATAGATATGCTGCATCACTTCTCTTCCCTTGTCTCCCTTTCCCTAACGTCTTCTAGCTTCCTGCAGCCTCCACCTGGCTtctaggggaaggaggagggaagagccAGGAGGGAACAGTGTTGGTAGAGAGGAGGACAGGGTCCTGTCTCTGACTGGTCAGATTGGGCAGAAAGCGGCAGCGGGTGCAAGTGGAGCTGCTGGGCATCAGAAGTCTACACGCACGCCCAGCTAGACGTCCTTCCGGTCCTTTCCATTTATACCACTTACATTTGACAAGAGAAATATGGGTGTGGATAAGTCTAGTTTATGttgttgaggaaaaaaatttggaaaaattttggcAGGGGAAGAAAAGACATAGGATTGGAAAGCATTGGGAAAACTGCGCCTACATGTTTGCACTGGTTCTACACGTTCCGGGGTCTTTGGTTAGACTACTTCGAAAGCTCCGTCTTGGTCTCAGACTTTCTGCCATCGTGGCATCTCTGGGGTAGAAACCTGGGGCTGATTTATAATTAGGCCTTCCAAATCTTGGGTTATTTGGAGCTGTAGGTTTGagggttaagttcctggttttcACTAGTTCTTCTTATGTACCtcatttttccatgtcttttaaACAGTAATACTTAGAGAAACATTTGAATGTTTCATTTGCCgaaaatgatttataattttgtttccaTCTGTCATGGTAATGGTTTCAAGTGCAGCAAAGTAAGATAGTGCTGGTCATCCTATAAGCGAGAAATggaacagaacttttttttttttctcaacagagTTGAAAAGTTGGTTGGTTGAAATGAGGGCACTAAAGAGTGTTTTCACAGGGATCCTTGGACTCGGGTTAGCCCAGATCTCTGGAGGCTGCCACCTAGAGAGAACCAGCAAAGATGTGATTGCAGCTCCTAGCAAGCTGGATCTCAGATCCATCAATACGTTTACTGTTTACTCCTTCACTGACATTACCCTGATCTTGCTTTTCTCTTAATATTTAGTAAATCCCAAGATCACACTTATCTATTGAGAAAGTAGTTCCGGTTCACATGTAATTACTGAGCACCTCCTGAATGTCAGGCTGTGTTGTTAGATCTTGTGGGGACAAGGGTGATACTGTTTCTACTTAGAGTCTAGTGGGGGGAAACACATACACAGATAACTTTAAACAGTGTCGTTTAGaggaataaatcagaaaaaaaagctAGAGCGTGTTGACTAGTTAAATGTGGGGAttgaaaaaaagggaaagtgtCCAGGTTCCCTTCCAGGTACTGCTGTCCATTTTCTCCTCCTTGAAGCGCTTCTTCCCTGGGCCTTCATACATCTCTCGTTTAGAGTTCTGTCTGCCTTGCTGATCATTCTCCCATACTCTCCTTTGGCAGATCCACTTCAAAGGCATAGGACTTATATGCTGGTGTCCCCAGGGCCCCCTCTTCAGCTGTCTGCTCTATTTGTCTAACTTTTTCTCATAGGGCAAAACTTTCCAAAGCTCTGTCTGTGGCTCAGACCTTTCTTCGGAGCAACACACTCTTATTCCTCAGCCTCTACTCAGTCGTTCCATCTGCCAGACACTGCAGACTCCATATACCACAACCTCTAGACTCCAAAGCTGTGTGTCTTCCTGTGCCCTATCCCACATCGCCTGGGACCCCCTCTgtagaagaaaatagaagtggATGCGAGGTCTCATGCAGCACTAAGAGAAATATACTAGCTACGTGTCTAATTTAAACTTTTCTTGTATCTgcattaaaaaggcaaaaagaaacaagtgataCTAATTTTAATCATATATTAACCTAACATACCAACATATTATTTCAACACATAATCAgtataaaaattactgaaatttttacattttttttcatactgAACCTTCAAAATTCAGTGTGCATTTTAATCACAAtttgcactagccacatttcaagtgctcaatagccctATGTAACTAGTGGCTCCTCTATTGTACGGTGCAAGTCTAGAATGAAAAAGGTAGTATTTGAGGCTGGGCAAAAACTCTCTTATTAGAAGTATGATAGAATATAGAAATAGAGGAGACCTACATTTAAGCATCACTATTTTTATGAGTCATGTGTGTTCTCTGTTCCTTATGGTTTTCCCCTAATATTTAGAGAAGCTTTTGAAATTTTAGTTTTCTCAGCAGTGCCAAGATCCGTCCTCTGATTCTGGGAAGGGAATTCCAAGGGGTGAGCAGCCCATCTCCCCACCGCCACCACTCCAGGGGAATCCCAAGGGGAATGTGTGATTCTCAGCACAGAGCCCCTCCCTACTTAGGTCCTTGTTTCAAAAGTTTATTATGAAATCTCTGGATTTCGTTTCAGAAGGAAATTGCTTTTCTTCACAATTCCTTTCCAAAATGTTCATACCTTAGCTGCCAGAAACAAAATGCATTTGCTTTACTGTAATTATTACAGCCAAAGCCACCATATATCGTGGATTTTTCCAACATGGTACTTTCAATATTGTCTCTTTCAGTCCATGCATCTTGAATTTTGGTTCAAAAAATAGGATCAGTCTATCACACTCTTGAGTGTGAAATACTGGGGAGTGCCATGGTGATCAAGCGACTGGCACTCACCAGCTCCTGGAGCTTAGAACGTAATTCTGGATACTTAGCTATAAATGATTTCCAGAGACTGCTCCTTTCCCTGGGGAGCTGAAATCCTTCCAGAGAGGCCACGTCTTCTCAGGTGGCAGCCAAGCAAGTACCTGGGCAGTGCACGTCTTCTCATGAGACCTTGTTTATGCTACTGTCCATACATCAATTTGAGTTTTAAGGGGTGCTTTTTCTGATGAGATTTAAAGTTATGTAGAAGCAACAAAGCTTTCTAAGAATATTTTTGGCAGGCTaaagaaggataaaaaaaaaaaaaaaaaaaaaaaaaaagaagaagaagaagaagaaggagaaagaaatgacaCAGGCCGTGGGACAGCGGTATGAGCCGCTGGGACACTAGCCAGATATTGGTGCTCCCAAACTGGGGAAGACAATGGACTTTACTGTTACTATTCAAAATGCTGTTCACGTTCCTTAATCGTTGactaaaattatttcactttcaAGGTCTAGTCCAgtcgggggtgggtggtgggtggaggaGGGTTGTTGCAGAGGGCCTGACTTCCGTGGCGGGTGGCCGGGGGAGTATCTGTGTTTCAACCCGTAGGCCCTTTCCCCTCAGGGCAAAGGGCACCGAGAGGCAAGGGAGGGGGTCGGCGAGCGGGCTGGGGGTCAGAGGGTAGGGAGCATCACCCAGGGTCTCCTGGCTGCCAGTCTCCCAGAGTCCCCAGCTTTCCAGGTAGGGACGCCCCCTCCCACGCAGCGCGGCTCGCTCgggtgggaaggaggggctgGGCTCCGAGCGCCCGCCCCTCCATCTATCACATGGCCGGAGAGCCACAAAAACAACAGCTTTGGCCAAGACGGTGACTTCAGGAAAGGGAACCCAGGGCTCTCGcagccagcccccaccccatgGAGGAGAGTTTTCTTGAATCCTTTGGGAGGCTGagcctccagcagcagcagcagaaaccTCGGCCGCCGGCCCCGCCACCCCCGCGTGGGACACCTCCGCGCCGTCCCAGCTTTAGGAAACACCTCTACCTCCTGCGAGGCCTCCCGGGCTCGGGGAAAACTACACTGGCCAGGTAATGACAACGGCCTGGGCGCCGGCGCGCGGACCCCGAGCGAGCGAGCCCCTGCCCTGGGCCGCTccgccccgcgccccccgcgccaCCGCCGCCGCGCCCGCCTGGGTcctggccccggccccggcccgacTGGCTGCGGGGAAGCCCGCGCTGTCCCCGGTGCCCGCTCAGCCGCGGGCGGAGAGAGGGGGGCCCGTCCTGTTTGTTTCCATGCTGCGCTTTCCCGGGAGGACTGATTTCGGCACTGCGCCTTGCGCAAGCCCCAGATGGCACCGGCCCCTGCCCGGCCGCCGTGCCAGGCCCCGGGCCAGCCCGGCCGAGGGAGCCTTGGCCGCCCCCGGCCTCCCCAGCTCGGGGTCGGGAGGCCCGCAGGGATTCTTCTTCAGGAACCCCGGTGACAACTGCAGAGAAAACCGCGGGGCCGCCCGCCAGCGCGCAGGCACCCGCCACAGTGCGTCAACAGGCGTTTTAAACCAGAGCGGAGAAACGAGCGGGCCAGGGGGGCGCGGGGCTAGAGGCAGCCGTGGCCTTGGCcgtggccgggggtgggggcggcgtgCGGCCCGCGTTGAAAATCTAGCGGATTGAGGCAGCCCTGCGTTTGCTTTGGCAGCTGCGAAGGCGCACAGGTGCAcgggggagggggctggcgcGGCGGTCATTGAGAGAGCCTCGCAATGGGCGCCCAAATTCGTTTACTCGCGAATTGCGTAAGCTGCTCTCCCGGTACAGGTCAGCGCGAATTACGCGCGCTTGTTGCCTGTTGCCTCCTTGCTGGGCCCACCGCTACAGCCTCAATTCTCACCACTCCCCGCCTTGCACTTGATGCTACGGCAGCGTTGAACTGtttctctccttgcttgtgctgaCGCTGGCCCGCCTGCCTGGCTTTGCCTTCCGCCTACCTTTGCCCGACTGATCCCACTAGCCCTTTAAGACTCGGATCTGTTCCCTTACCCAGCAGCTGCCCTCCTCCCTAGCAGTAGACGCACGTCTTCTGCGCTCCTTGGCTTCCTGTTTACACCTCTGTGACCGCGCTTGGTTTTACACAAGGTTTGGTTTATCCTTCTTCAAGTTTCTTGAAGCTAGGGGCGGTGGAAGTAGCTTCTTGCCCTCAAAGAGCTTTCCATCTCATTAGAGAAGTAAGGCTAGCCGTAGAACCATGGAACTGCTGCAGAGTCAGGGTTAGCTGGCGTTGAGGAgctgatttgggggtggggggcgggtatACAAAGATGGTGGGAGCAGGGTCTGAGTCCATTGGGGTCAGCGAACTTTGACAGCTCTGGGGATGTGCTGCCAGTTTTAATTCGGATTCCTGGCTTATTTGTGGAGTAAAAGCCTTTAGCGAAACAGTATTGCTACATTTTCGCAGATTAAAGGGATGGTGACTTCCAAAGGGTCATAGGTACCCTTTCCTAGGACGCAGGGATTTCAGTAGGCCTTCTCTCtggttggggggtggagggcggagagtgggggagtctgcttagaaCCCAGCAGAACTCGGATATTTTGTAGTAACAGTCATGGTGGGTACATCTGTGGCAAATGAAGTATCTTCTGCGTTCAAGTCCTGTTTAGTTTCACTTTGATTTTGCCTGTGGCACGCTGAGTGTCAAAGAAGGAAGTAAAATCTTTGgccagattttgtttttaactactCAGAAGGGAAGTGATAGGTTGAGTGGAAGGGAAGTGCATAGAACTGAACATCAAAAGCCATGGGATTTGGACCTTagattcctcatctgtgaagtgaaTGGGTTGCCTGGGGTGGTCTTCAAGGTCCCTTCTGGCTCTAACATTCTACACTTTTAGGATTTTAATTCCTGGTTGACATTTGGCTAACCAGAAGACTCCGGATGAGAGACCAGCTTATTAAAGAACATCTCTCTAGGGACGACTGGCGTGAGCACTGGCCTGGGAGTCTGAAGATTGGGCCTTTAGATCCTCTTCATCATGAAAGCTGGTGACTTTCGGCAATCACCTAGCTTCTCTGGGACTTCTTTTCCTTACATGTGACTACTAAGAAGGGATTAGATTAGGTGATTTATTGAAGATCCTTCTGGCTCTTAATTTCTAGTTGTCAGTCTGAAGAATGGTTTGTTAACAATGGCTAGGCAACGAGCTCTGACCTTGGAGTCAATTTATGGCTTCAAATCCAAGCTCTGCCATTCACTATCTATGACCTTTACTCAGCTCCTCTGCaccttggtttccttttctgataCACAGGGATATCTGCTTTGTCCATTTCAGAAGACTCTCGCAGATGTTAAAATGTGAGAGAACTTGCTAAACTTTAAAGTGCTGTATACATCTTATAAGGTGTTAGTTGCTGCTTCAGATGTTGATCAGCTGAGATAAATCTTCAAGGTGTTACCGGGGAGAAACCTGACTCTGAAATGCAGCAGGCAGCTGGAAGTTGACTTGTTGTTCTCCGGTACTCCGGTTCGGAGTTCTGGAGGCAGAGGATCATTGACCCTGCtatgggagggcagaggggtggCTTTTGCTTTTGTGTAGCAGTCTGGGAAGTAAGAAGGCAAACAGGCCACAGCTCAGCAAGGAGGAAGCCTTCGGTGAGGATGAAATGGTGTGGCGGACCTCAAGGacctgccttcccctcctttctggTGGGTCcggtgggggagagaaggagaatggcaaattgtttaaaaaatgcgCATGTAGAGAAAGTAGTGAAACTGGAAGGCTATCCTCTCTTGTATTGTTGGATTCTGGgaaattcatgttttctttattctctgtattttccaaattttctataacgaatatgtaattttttaaatcagaaaaataaaaacaagtttttaaaaattggagaagATTGTTTTTACAAATGTGGGTTCCTCTTTTTTACCTGCTTTTCTCATCTgattaaagaaacaataaaagtgTTGTTGAAATTAGGATATGTCTTGTCTTCCAAATCAATGTTAGATTTCTGTGCTTGTCATCTATACATTTATATAGTTTGAAGGGGCTGAGATATTGAAACCATCTGTTTAAATTCTTCGgacatttaaaaaacagttttatctggttaaaaaaaaatttgagtacGACAGAGTACTGGAAACTTAGCATGAACCTAAATCTGTTTTATCACCTCTaattcataaaaaaattttttcttcaaaaatagttTCTTATCAATGACCTGTAAGTCCTACTTCCAGGAATTCATCCTAAGGCAGTAGTTGGACAAGTGCATGAAGATGGAGATTTGTTCATCACAGAGCTTTTTTATATGCTAGAAAAAATAGGAGCCAATggaaacatacaaaaatagagGATTAGCTTATAAGTCATGCAGTCATAAATGGGAACATAGGTGTATTTGACATGCAAATATATTCATTCCCCCATTAAGTTAAAAATCCTATTAGCAAagctatctatctctctatctctacaaaaattccattttctattCAAAGAAAGGGGGGTCTACATATAATCATAGACAATGTATGAAAAGATATGTTACTAGTTGTTGACTTTAGATAGTGGGATTATAGACTTTCTTCCCtgccttattttcttatttttctataacaaatatgtattaattgttaactttttaaagttgaaaatagtggttcctgagtggctcagtccgttaagcatccatctttagctcaggtcatgattccagagttctgggttcaagccccacatcgagccctacactgggctttctgctcagtgggaagtctgcttctccctctggttctctccctgctcatgctctctctctctctcaagtaaataaataaaatcttcaaaaaaaaaaaaaaaggttgaaaatagtTTTGGAAAATAACTTGGCTAAATAGACTCAGGTTGTGTgaccaaacatttattaaataacaaaataaatgtgtcattttctatataaaaagTCTTTTTCCTAGGTTTATTCTCAGTTGGACATATATTAGGAAATGTTTTAATACACAAgattgattttaattattttattattaaatatattaattatttattaattagcaTACACGCTTGCATGGACCTCTTGATTCTTCGACACCTCggttctttttcattaaaatggagCTAACATTTCACTAATAAGTTGTTGTGGGGATTTAGGAGACTGGTAAACAATGATTCCATAACTGTATGTGTGAAATCACTGTGGAATGCGTGGGCTCCATAAATACCAACTATTGTTAATTATTATTCGCTAATCAACAATAATAGTATTTGCTGGGTACTTAAAAGACCATTAATAATTGCTTGGCAAATAAGATTAAGGGAGCCTACAAAAGACTAGCAAATGGGAAACAATAATCCATACCCTGCTGTGGGTAAGTAAGCTATAATGGGGAAGAGCATTTTATATGCTATTGGTGTTCAAGGCCAGAGAAGTCACTTAGGATGATTAGTAAGATAGGAAAACTATGGATGAGAGATAGTCTCTTCCGTGTGAAAATGGTTCCTGAGCTGACCTTGAAGACAGGGAGGATGTGgctgagcaaaggaaagagttagcAGCATGAATAGGGAGATGGAGATGGGAGACAGCTGGATGGTCTCCTCAGCTAGTGAAGAGAATGGCTTAACCAAGTGAATGGTTCGAATTAGTGAATGTGTTGGTTAGGTAAACTCAGAGCCAGATCATGGGGAACACCGAAACCTGCACAAAGAAGTACCGAGTTGATCGAAGAAGTAGGATTCCAATCCCAAGACTTTCACTCTCAGCAGATGATCCAGAAGTACCTGTTTCTACAGCTAAACTGACAAACTCACCTGGATCTGGATCTGTCCTTTCTTCTAACATCAGTGAAAGCTTCTGTGGACCGTCTGTTTACCTCTGTGctttgcattgtgtgtgtgtgtgtgtgtgtgtgtgtgtgtgtgtgtgaaaatgtcCCTTTTGGGGGCCATTTTTtgagtatacaattcagtggcattaattaaATGATGTGCAGCCATCACCAGTATATAGTTCAAGAAACTCTACCCGTGAAGCAATAATTCCCcatcctcccttctctcccttctcctcaacCCCTGGTAACCTCTGATCCACTTTCCATCATCATGTATTTTACTACGCTAGATACtgcacataagtggaatcatacaatatttgtcttcttGTGCCTGATAtatctgtcatatatatataacctCATTACTTTTTGTAGCTGAATAATATATTCCATGACATGGCTATACCATAATATTGTCcgtttgaaatgaaatgaaatggcaaTAGAAAGAGGgtagtttttccttttgtttttaaggccatatatgaaaaatattgtcAACTTTATGTCAGTTTCCTGGAATTTCTTTGAATCTTTACATATCAGTCAAAGCAAAGTTTGAGACCCACGCCCTAGTAGCACATGTTGCATCCTTTCCAATGTTCCAGTCAGTTCCTTTTGGCACCATCGCAAATGGTTTGTAACATGGATTCCATTAGACTCAAAGGATGCTTGCTGacagttgt
The Mustela lutreola isolate mMusLut2 chromosome 13, mMusLut2.pri, whole genome shotgun sequence genome window above contains:
- the N4BP2L1 gene encoding NEDD4-binding protein 2-like 1 isoform X4 → MEESFLESFGRLSLQQQQQKPRPPAPPPPRGTPPRRPSFRKHLYLLRGLPGSGKTTLARQLQHDFPRALIFSTDDYFFREDGAYEFNPDFLEEAHEWNQKREETFMESPEKKYTE